The Niabella beijingensis genomic interval CATCCCAGCCCCAGTCGAACAGCTGTACAAAACGCACCCCCTTTTCCACCAGCTTTCGTGCCAGCAATACGTTGTTGGCAAAACAGGCTTTACCGGGTTTGGTACCATACATATCATGAATGTATTGCGGCTCGTCATTAATATTCATCACCTCCGGTGCCGTGATCTGCATCCGGTAAGCCATTTCATATTGTGAGATGCGGGAAAGGATCTCGGGGTCGTTGTAGTCCTGGTATTCCTGCATATTGGCCTTATTGACCGCATCTATGGACGCCTTGCGCAGGTCGCGGCTCATACCGTCCGGATCTTTTATAAACAATACCGGGTCGCCTTCACTCCGGCACTGCACTCCCTGGTAAACCGATGGCAGGAACCCGCTGCCCCATACGCTTTTCCCGGCATCGGGAAAACTGCCACCACTGGTAAGCACCACAAAACCCGGCAGGTTTTGATTTTCCGTGCCCAGGCCGTAGGTCACCCAACTGCCGATGCTGGGTCTTCCCAGCCGCGGACTTCCGGTGTGCACCAGCAGCTGTGCCGGGGCATGGTTGAACTGATCGGTGGTTACAGCCTTTAGGAAAGTGACATCATCCACCATTTGGGAGAAGTGCGGGAAGTGCTCGCTTACCCAGGCACCGGACTGACCATGCTTTGCGAATGTAGCCTGAGGTCCCAGCATTTTGGGCACGCCGGTAATGAACGCGAACTGTTTCCCTTCCAGGAAGGAAGGCGGGCAGTCCTGCCCATCCATTTTTGCCAGTTCGGGTTTATAATCAAACAGCTCGAACTGGGAAGGCGCCCCGGCCATGTGCAGGAAAATCACGCTCTTTGCTCTGCCAACAAACGGAGGAGCCTTTGGCAGTAACGGATGCGCAGGATCAAATACGATAGAATGCGCCCCCTTCTTTTTGCCGCCGCAACTGCCAAGCAGTGATCCCATTGCCAGCGCACCCAATCCCATGGCGCTCTCTTTCAGAAAGTGACGGCGGGTATGTGTCCACATCACCATTTGTTCTGCTTCCCGGACCAGCCGTTGATCAATAAGGTCTTTTTTTGTCATTGCAATTCTTTTTGTGCCCTGTTTAATTCTT includes:
- a CDS encoding DUF1501 domain-containing protein encodes the protein MTKKDLIDQRLVREAEQMVMWTHTRRHFLKESAMGLGALAMGSLLGSCGGKKKGAHSIVFDPAHPLLPKAPPFVGRAKSVIFLHMAGAPSQFELFDYKPELAKMDGQDCPPSFLEGKQFAFITGVPKMLGPQATFAKHGQSGAWVSEHFPHFSQMVDDVTFLKAVTTDQFNHAPAQLLVHTGSPRLGRPSIGSWVTYGLGTENQNLPGFVVLTSGGSFPDAGKSVWGSGFLPSVYQGVQCRSEGDPVLFIKDPDGMSRDLRKASIDAVNKANMQEYQDYNDPEILSRISQYEMAYRMQITAPEVMNINDEPQYIHDMYGTKPGKACFANNVLLARKLVEKGVRFVQLFDWGWDAHGDNASNALNIGIINKYRSVDKPVTALLLDLKQRGLLEETLVVWAGEFGRTPMMENRNGAQNPFKGRDHHTEAFTIWMAGGGIKKGYTHGETDEIGYTAVSGKVDAFDIQATILNQLGFDHEQFTYPYQGRPFRLTDVGGKVIQEIIA